The Mucilaginibacter defluvii genome contains the following window.
CTATAAAATTCACCTTTAATACACGTGTGAAGTTATCCGAAGCGCGCAGGGCGAATCCTCTATAAAACAACAGCCACCCGGTTAATACACCCGCCATTAACACCTGTGACAGCATATAAAAAAAAGTGTAATCAAACCGGTAGGTTTTCTCAGAACGATCGGCCAGGTGGTAGGCTACCGAGGGGTAGTTATGGTTGATCTGCCATAAAATGTGTGGTGTATACAAAGCCAGCGCCATCAAAGCTATCAGCCAGAAAGTGCCGCGCTTTAGTATTTTAATATCGGCCAGTATGGTAAAGCCAACCAATAATATCCCATGATATTTACTGTACAATAGTCCTGCTAAAATAATACCCAGTAACACCGCTTGCGGCCAGGTGTCTTTTTGCAGATAGCGCTGGTAAACGTAAAAAAATAAGGCGGTAAAAAACAGCAGCGGCCCGTCGGGCGTGGTGATAAAGCCGTAGATGTGCAGGGTAAACATACCGCCGGCTACCAGTATAAACCACCTGGCTGATGCGCCGCAGCGTTCGGCCGTTTTCCATAACAAAAACAGCGAAGCCGTGCTCGAAAATATATTGATAAAACGCAGGCCGAGCTCATTGTGCATCAGCAAATCGCCGGCACGGATAAACAGCGCCACAATTGGCGGATGGTCGAAGTAGCCCCAGTCTAAAAACCTGGAATAAAGCCAATAATAGGCCTCATCGCTGTGCAGCTCAAGCGTACAGGCTTGTATAATGTTAAACAGCGTCCACACGGCCAGGAACGAGCCGATATACCTGTCGCTGTTTTTAGCGTATGTGTTTTTTATAGATAACATTAAGTTTTGTAAAGGTAAACTTAATACGGTTAAGTTTATTTTATGACAGGATAAAGAGATTCCTGTTAAGGATAAATAATAATTTAGGCCTTTTAACCACCAACAATTTAACTATGATAAAAGCGATAGAAATATTGCAAAAACCCCGTTTGCAGCTGCTGCAATTAATTGATTCGCTCGACATTCACTTGCTGAACGAAGTACCGGCCGGTTTTAACAACAATATTGCCTGGAACCTGGGCCACATTGTTGCCGCTCAACAAGGCGTTTGTTACCTGCGCGCCGGGCTGCCAATGCGCATCAGTGAGGATTTGTATGAGCTTTATAAACCCGGCAGCCGCCCCGAAAAATTCATCAGCGAAGCTGAAATAAAAGAGATCCGCGGCTTGTTTACCGCTACATTAACGCAATTAGAGCAGGACTACACTGAGGGCTTATTCGGCAATTATACCCCATGGATAACCCGCTACGGCGTGGAGATAAAAAGTATTGATGATGCCATCAGTTTTTTGCCGTTTCATGATGGCCTGCATCATGGCTACATTTTAGCGCAGCGCCGTGCATTGCTGGGCAGGCAGCTTTAATGTTGATGGGGTGTCAAATATTACCCATGCAATAAAAAACATAGGTAAATATTTTGCATTTTTGTGATACTGAGGTAGGTTGTTGTTCTGATAACTATGAGTGAACGGATTATACTGGTTTGGTTTAGAAATGATTTGCGTGTGCATGATAACGAGATTTTGTTAGAAGCTACTCGCAAAGCCGATAAAGTATTGCCCGTTTACTGTTTCGATCCCGTTTATTTTACGCCTGATGAGCACGGCCGTTTAAAAACCGGAAGCTTCCGTGCCCGGTTTCTGCTGCAATCGGTAGCTAACCTGCGCGATAACCTGCGTAAGCTTGGGGGCGAATTATTGATGCGCTGCGGCAACCCGGCTGAGATCATCCCGCAATTAGCTGCCGAATACCAGGTAAACGAGGTTTACCATCACCGCGAAGTAGCCTTTTTGGAAACCGGTATATCTGAAGAAGTGGAAGCCGCCCTATGGAAACAGAAACTTAACCTGAAACACTTTATCGGGCACACCTTATACCACAAAGAGGATTTGCCGTTCCCGATAAAAGATATTCCCGACAGTTTTTCGGTATTTAAAAAAAAGGTTGAGCGCGACAGCAGCGTAAGACCGGAAACCGATACGCCTGAAAAGATCATTACCCCTGAAATTACGGATGCCGGTGAACTGCCCATGCTTACCGATCTGGGACTGGATGAACCGGTTGATGACCCGCGTGCAACGATAACTTTTGCCGGGGGCGAGTGTGCGGGTATCGCCGCGCTCGACGAATATTTTACTACAAACACACCTGTTAAAGCTAAAGCCGCGCGTAACCCGCAGGCGGCCGCCGATAATACATCAAAACTATCGCCTTGGCTCGCCCTTGGCTGCCTGTCGCCGCGCAGGGTATATTTTGAAGTGGCCCGCCACGAAGGGCAAAGCAATAGTAATCCGCTGATATTAGAGCTGCTTTGGCGCGATTACTTCCGCTTTATGTTTAAAAAGCACGGAAAGAAATTTTTTGATGCAGCTGGATTTAAGGCTGGTGCGCCCGAAACCACAGCGGAGCAGGATGCTTTATTTGCGCAATGGGCAAACGGCAATACTGGCGTGCCTTATGTTGACGCCGCCATGCATCAGCTCAACGCCACAGGTTACATTAACAATTACGCCCGCCAAATAGTTGCCGGGTACCTGGTACGCGACCTGAAGGTTGACTGGACCCGCGGCGCGCTTTATTTTGAAGAAAAACTGATCGATTATTCGCCGGCCAGCAACTGGGGTAACTGGGCATTTGTAGCCGGTGTAGGCAATGATCCGCGCGAGAACAAGAACTTTATTACCCGCCAGGTATCGCAGCTCGAAACCAAAAGCCCGTTTATTGACACCTGGCTGTCTGCGCAGGAAGCTGAACCAGCCGTTTAATGTTTCCGCTATTTTAAACCAATCTGCATAACGCTTTTTTAAAACCCTGCTTTGAATGCGCTGTTGAAGTTGCATGGGCAAAACGCTGCGTTTAATTCTTGGCGATCAACTTAATAGCACTCACAGCTGGTTTAAAAAGGTTGACGAAGATGTGGTTTACGTGATGATGGAAGTAATGCAGGAGCAGGAGTATGTAATGCACCATGTGCAAAAAATACTGGCCTTTTTTGCTGCCATGCGCAACTTTGCCCATCAGCTTACCAAAAAGGGGCACGAGGTAATTTACCTCAATCTTGATGATAAACATAACACGCAAACCATTGAGGGAAACATCAAACGTATAATTACGGAAGAAAAGATAGAACGCTTTGAATACCTGCTGCCCGACGAGTATAGGTTGGATGAACAGTTAAAGCAAATATGCAATAAGCTGAAAATAGAGACATCATCAACCGATACCGAGCATTTTTTTACTACCCGACACGAGGTTAAAGAGTTTTTTGGCGACAAGAATTTTTTAATGGAGAATTTTTACCGCAGCATGCGTGTAAAACACCAGGTACTGATGCAAGGCAGCAAA
Protein-coding sequences here:
- a CDS encoding DinB family protein; this translates as MIKAIEILQKPRLQLLQLIDSLDIHLLNEVPAGFNNNIAWNLGHIVAAQQGVCYLRAGLPMRISEDLYELYKPGSRPEKFISEAEIKEIRGLFTATLTQLEQDYTEGLFGNYTPWITRYGVEIKSIDDAISFLPFHDGLHHGYILAQRRALLGRQL
- a CDS encoding DASH family cryptochrome, giving the protein MSERIILVWFRNDLRVHDNEILLEATRKADKVLPVYCFDPVYFTPDEHGRLKTGSFRARFLLQSVANLRDNLRKLGGELLMRCGNPAEIIPQLAAEYQVNEVYHHREVAFLETGISEEVEAALWKQKLNLKHFIGHTLYHKEDLPFPIKDIPDSFSVFKKKVERDSSVRPETDTPEKIITPEITDAGELPMLTDLGLDEPVDDPRATITFAGGECAGIAALDEYFTTNTPVKAKAARNPQAAADNTSKLSPWLALGCLSPRRVYFEVARHEGQSNSNPLILELLWRDYFRFMFKKHGKKFFDAAGFKAGAPETTAEQDALFAQWANGNTGVPYVDAAMHQLNATGYINNYARQIVAGYLVRDLKVDWTRGALYFEEKLIDYSPASNWGNWAFVAGVGNDPRENKNFITRQVSQLETKSPFIDTWLSAQEAEPAV